The following proteins are co-located in the Silene latifolia isolate original U9 population chromosome 1, ASM4854445v1, whole genome shotgun sequence genome:
- the LOC141629363 gene encoding protein FAR1-RELATED SEQUENCE 5-like, producing MVSYRMFDEYFKRRALLNDAAGVSIANNFEILVREAGGHENLKINKRDIRNFLNQERRRSRINGDAAALEARFIQLKEVDPDFYYAIQTDFEGKLLNVFWADGRCRGMAKAFGDVFSYDATFCVNRYKMPFTPFVGVNHHGSSVVLAAALISHEDAESFTWVFRRWIDCMGRAPSVILTDQCKGIGKAVKDVFTNTHHRLCLWHIMVNATKNLGSFVRYQEIIVDLWKIIDDSADSDDFEEAWHHFVAKYGLHENGWIIDSFQNRHSWVPLYWRDIFCVGMSSTQRSEQTNRFFKTYVNVETTLFKFFDSYQNALRSKVEEELKLNFACDERPSPYNKTIIAEEVFQRAYTSNIFSLVKDEVNGLIHTNAESHLNIGNFSSFNVTDEVTTPFLKRREKKYNVTVNLDFGEFNCTCKLFEFKGILCRHIIRVLQLKKVQFIPDKYILNRWRKDLVRGYEHLPVGYYNPGESERLKRSLAVTMKNDYIYRLALHDDETYALYEAESAKVIKALEAHVGIEVLNEMGAGSDVTKVWGRKRLQPKENNLRHMVRNAPPPTEGALRDPIDKRGAGRGSRPRQKKVRRVVNFDEAGPSSQPTPRRRRVSTTTPRNTQ from the exons ATGGTAAGTTACCGGATGTTTGACGAATATTTCAAAAGACGGGCCTTATTGAACGACGCTGCCGGTGTTTCTATTGCCAATAACTTCGAAATTCTCGTTAGAGAAGCGGGTGGGCATGAAAATTTAAAAATCAACAAGCGTGACATACGGAATTTTCTTAATCAAGAACGAAGACGTAGTAGAATTAACGGGGATGCAGCGGCTTTGGAGGCTAGATTTATACAACTTAAGGAAGTGGATCCAGATTTTTACTACGCCATTCAGACGGATTTTGAAGGCAAGCTACTAAATGTGTTTTGGGCTGACGGACGTTGTAGAGGAATGGCAAAGGCATTTGGTGATGTATTTTCTTATGATGCTACATTTTGTGTTAACAG GTACAAAATGCCCTTTACTCCATTTGTTGGCGTAAATCATCACGGCAGTTCTGTTGTGCTTGCTGCCGCTTTGATTTCACATGAAGATGCGGAAAGCTTCACTTGGGTGTTTAGGAGATGGATAGATTGTATGGGTAGAGCTCCATCGGTTATACTCACGGATCAATGCAAGGGAATTGGTAAGGCTGTGAAGGACGTATTTACTAATACTCATCACCGTTTGTGTCTGTGGCACATAATGGTTAACGCAACAAAGAACTTGGGAAGTTTTGTCAGGTATCAAGAAATTATTGTTGACCTTTGGAAAATTATTGACGATAGTGCAGATAGCGATGACTTTGAGGAGGCATGGCATCATTTTGTAGCTAAGTATGGTCTTCATGAAAATGGTTGGATCATAGACTCTTTTCAAAACCGACATTCGTGGGTGCCATTGTATTGGAGGGACATCTTTTGTGTAGGTATGTCATCTACGCAAAGAAGTGAACAGacgaaccgatttttcaagactTATGTCAATGTTGAAACTACTCTGTTCAAATTCTTTGATAGTTATCAAAATGCACTAAGATCCAAGGTCGAGGAAGAATTAAAGTTGAACTTTGCTTGTGATGAAAGACCGTCTCCTTATAATAAGACAATCATAGCTGAGGAAGTCTTCCAACGGGCTTACACATCTAACATTTTTAGTTTGGTGAAGGATGAGGTAAACGGTCTTATACACACCAACGCTGAGTCTCATTTGAACATTGGGAATTTCTCTTCGTTTAATGTAACGGATGAGGTGACAACACCGTTTTTGAAGCGTCGTGAGAAAAAGTACAATGTTACGGTCAACTTGGACTTCGGTGAGTTTAATTGTACTTGTAAACTTTTCGAGTTTAAAGGTATATTGTGCAGGCATATTATTCGTGTACTACAGCTGAAGAAAGTGCAGTTTATTCCCGACAAGTACATTTTGAATCGATGGCGAAAGGACTTGGTTCGGGGTTATGAGCACCTTCCTGTTGGGTACTACAATCCTGGTGAGTCTGAACGACTCAAGCGATCTCTTGCTGTCACGATGAAGAACGACTACATATATAGGCTGGCATTACATGATGATGAGACGTATGCCTTATATGAGGCCGAATCAGCCAAGGTGATTAAGGCATTAGAGGCGCATGTCGGCATTGAGGTACTCAACGAAATGGGAGCAGGCTCCGATGTAACAAAGGTGTGGGGCCGTAAAAGATTACAACCGAAGGAGAACAACCTACGCCACATGGTACGGAACGCACCTCCTCCTACGGAAGGCGCCTTGAGAGACCCCATTGATAAAAGAGGTGCAGGAAGAGGGTCTAGGCCTAGGCAAAAGAAAGTAAGGAGGGTTGTAAACTTCGACGAAGCAGGTCCATCGTCGCAACCAACGCCGCGGCGAAGAAGGGTCAGTACGACCACACCTCGTAACACGCAGTAG